From one Amaranthus tricolor cultivar Red isolate AtriRed21 chromosome 17, ASM2621246v1, whole genome shotgun sequence genomic stretch:
- the LOC130803647 gene encoding syntaxin-121-like produces the protein MNNLFSSSFTRFRQYSDDIEMGPPTPSAVVNLDKFFGDVETIKDDLKELEELQRKLRAAHEESNTAYNAGTVKELRARMDRDVGQALKKAKMIKVRLEALDRSNAAHRNLPGCGPGSSADRTRTSVVDGLRKKLKEKMEGFQELREKINGEYRETVGRRYFTVTGENPDEKTVDLLISTGESETFLQKAIQQQGRGQILDTIAEIQERHDAVKDIERNLKELHQTFMDMAVLVQYQGEQLDNIEANVGRATSFVRGGTEQLVTARKHQKNSRKWTCFGIILLLIIILVVVLSIHPWTKK, from the exons ATGAACAATCTCTTCTCAAGTTCTTTTACCCGGTTCCGGCAATACTCAGACGACATTGAAATGGGTCCGCCAACACCCAGCGCCGTTGTAAACCTCGACAAATTCTTCGGCGATGTAGAAACCATTAAAGATGATCTCAAGGAATTGGAGGAACTTCAACGAAAATTAAGGGCAGCCCATGAAGAAAGCAATACGGCTTACAACGCGGGTACAGTCAAGGAGCTTCGTGCTAGGATGGACCGGGATGTAGGTCAAGCTTTAAAGAAAGCTAAGATGATTAAAGTCCGGCTTGAAGCGTTAGACCGGTCTAATGCGGCGCACCGGAATTTACCCGGATGTGGTCCGGGTAGTTCTGCGGATAGGACAAGGACGTCGGTGGTGGATGGGTTAAGGAAGAAATTGAAGGAAAAAATGGAGGGATTTCAGGAGTTGAGGGAAAAGATCAATGGAGAGTATAGGGAGACTGTTGGGAGAAGGTATTTTACTGTTACGGGTGAAAATCCTGATGAGAAAACTGTTGATTTGTTGATTAGTACTGGTGAGAGTGAAACTTTCTTGCAGAAAGCTATTCAGCAACAG GGAAGAGGACAAATACTAGATACAATCGCAGAGATCCAAGAAAGGCACGATGCTGTTAAAGACATCGAAAGGAACTTGAAGGAACTACACCAAACGTTTATGGACATGGCGGTGTTAGTACAGTATCAAGGCGAGCAGCTGGATAACATTGAGGCCAATGTTGGTAGAGCTACCTCCTTTGTTAGGGGAGGCACAGAGCAATTGGTTACTGCTCGAAAGCACCAGAAGAATTCCCGAAAATGGACTTGCTTTGGTATTATTCTGCTGCTCATTATCATACTAGTTGTTGTCCTCTCTATACATCCATGGACGAAGAAATAG
- the LOC130803648 gene encoding syntaxin-121-like, which yields MNDLLSRSFSQHRENNAGDIEMGLSPDSEANLERFFQDVAKINDELKDIEELHRKLKAGHEESKTAHNAGVVKALRSRMDTDVNQTLKKAKLIKDRLQVLDRSNAASRKLPDCGPGSSTDRTRTSVVAGLGKKLKDKMEEFQELRGKINEEYRETVERRYYTVTGENPDEKTVDLLISTGESETFLQKAIQQQGRGQILDTIAEIQERHDAVKDIERNLKELHQIFMDIAVLIQHQGEQLDDIEANVDRANSFVQRGTTQLQQARKHQKNTRKWTCFAIILLLIIILIVVLSIRPWK from the exons ATGAACGACTTACTATCAAGATCATTCTCTCAACACAGGGAAAACAACGCAGGCGACATAGAAATGGGTTTATCACCAGATTCCGAAGCAAACCTCGAGAGATTTTTCCAAGATGTGGCGAAAATCAACGATGAACTTAAGGATATAGAGGAGCTTCATCGAAAACTGAAGGCGGGTCATGAGGAAAGTAAGACCGCCCACAACGCTGGTGTAGTGAAGGCGCTCCGATCAAGGATGGACACAGATGTGAACCAGACATTGAAGAAAGCTAAGCTTATAAAAGATCGGCTGCAGGTTTTAGACCGGTCTAATGCTGCGAGTCGGAAACTGCCTGATTGTGGCCCAGGTAGCTCGACGGACCGGACTAGGACATCGGTGGTTGCGGGGTTAGGAAAGAAGCTTAAGGATAAAATGGAGGAGTTCCAAGAGTTGAGGGGGAAGATTAATGAGGAATATAGAGAGACGGTTGAGAGGAGGTATTATACTGTTACAGGGGAAAATCCTGATGAGAAAACTGTTGATTTGTTGATTAGTACTGGTGAAAGTGAGACCTTCTTGCAGAAGGCTATTCAACAACAG GGAAGAGGACAGATACTAGATACAATTGCAGAGATTCAAGAGAGACATGATGCTGTTAAAGACATCGAAAGAAACTTGAAGGAACTTCATCAAATATTTATGGACATTGCTGTGTTAATTCAGCATCAAGGAGAGCAGTTAGATGACATTGAAGCCAACGTTGATCGAGCAAACTCCTTTGTTCAGAGAGGAACAACTCAACTGCAACAAGCCAGAAAGCACCAAAAGAATACTCGGAAATGGACTTGCTTCGCCATTATTCTGCTACTCATTATCATACTTATCGTTGTCCTTTCTATACGCCCATGGAAATAG
- the LOC130803650 gene encoding multifunctional methyltransferase subunit TRM112 homolog A-like, protein MRLLTHNMLSSNIKGITNGFPLRIEAEKVVEKEVDMNIDFLKNIFTKIEWKPFVEAAKILGFSELPEDVEPSLLDSHDFLTKFHHALLEIHLEEGALVCPETGRKFPVSKGIPNMLLHEDEV, encoded by the coding sequence ATGAGGCTATTAACCCACAACATGCTATCTTCAAACATAAAGGGGATAACCAATGGATTTCCTTTAAGAATAGAGGCGGAGAAGGTGGTGGAGAAAGAAGTTGACATGAATATAGATTTCCTTAAGAATATTTTCACCAAGATCGAGTGGAAGCCCTTTGTTGAAGCAGCCAAGATCTTGGGATTCTCAGAACTCCCTGAAGATGTCGAACCTTCTCTGCTTGATTCCCACGATTTTCTCACCAAGTTCCACCATGCTCTCCTTGAGATTCACCTTGAAGAAGGCGCCCTTGTTTGCCCCGAAACTGGCCGCAAGTTCCCTGTCAGTAAAGGTATCCCTAACATGCTTCTTCATGAGGATGAAGTTTGA